In Candidatus Mycalebacterium zealandia, one DNA window encodes the following:
- a CDS encoding VOC family protein has protein sequence MLERNEPVTLPGRETGTAVPCLTVLDADKSIKFYEKAFGFKVIADEILKTGGKTVHAGMSFEDRPVVMISPENDFMPEMKSPATTKTTPPVIFYIYCADIDTFTEAARVAEATVLAEPADMFWGDRKADFADPDGYRWTFATNTGGVDLSKAPEGFGTG, from the coding sequence ATTCTTGAGCGGAATGAACCAGTGACCCTTCCCGGAAGAGAAACAGGAACCGCGGTTCCCTGCCTGACCGTGCTTGACGCAGACAAATCAATAAAATTTTACGAAAAGGCGTTTGGTTTCAAAGTCATTGCGGACGAGATTTTGAAGACGGGCGGCAAAACCGTTCATGCGGGAATGTCTTTTGAAGACAGACCTGTTGTGATGATAAGCCCTGAAAACGATTTTATGCCCGAAATGAAATCTCCGGCGACCACAAAAACAACCCCGCCGGTCATATTTTATATCTACTGTGCCGATATTGACACTTTCACAGAAGCCGCGCGCGTCGCAGAAGCAACCGTTCTTGCCGAGCCGGCCGATATGTTCTGGGGAGACCGTAAGGCGGATTTTGCCGACCCTGACGGCTACCGGTGGACTTTCGCCACAAACACGGGCGGGGTTGATTTGTCAAAAGCTCCCGAAGGATTTGGAACGGGCTGA
- the sufB gene encoding Fe-S cluster assembly protein SufB codes for MSIDFEDLAKQEYKYGFTTDVEQDVAPKGLSEDVIRFISAKKEEPKWMLDWRLKAYKHWLTMKEPKWANISYPSIDYNAISYYAAPKSGDRPESLEDIDPEIRETYEKLGIPLEEQKMLAGVKTETVAVDAVFDSVSLVTTFKEKLAEAGVIFCSMSEAVREHPKLVKKYLGSVVPSSDNFFATLNSAVFSDGSFVYVPKGVRCPMELSTYFRINAENTGQFERTLIIAEKGSYVSYLEGCTAPMRDENQLHAAVVELVALEDATIKYSTIQNWYPGNNEGKGGIYNFVTKRGRCIGDNSHISWTQVETGSAITWKYPSCVLEGDNSVGEFYSVALTNRMQQADTGTKMVHIGKNTSSTIISKGISAGKGQNTYRGLVEIAKSAADSRNYTQCDSMLIGDLCGAHTFPYIEVKNSTAHMEHEASTSKIGKDQIFYCQQRGLSAEDAVSLIVNGFCKEVFKELPFEFAVEAEKLLSVSLEGSVG; via the coding sequence ATGAGTATTGATTTCGAAGATCTGGCCAAGCAGGAATACAAATACGGCTTTACAACCGATGTTGAGCAGGATGTCGCCCCGAAGGGGCTCAGTGAAGATGTAATCCGCTTTATCTCGGCGAAAAAAGAGGAGCCGAAGTGGATGCTTGACTGGCGGCTCAAAGCCTACAAACACTGGCTCACAATGAAAGAGCCTAAATGGGCGAACATCAGCTATCCGTCCATAGACTACAACGCCATAAGCTACTACGCCGCGCCCAAAAGCGGCGACCGCCCCGAAAGCCTGGAGGACATAGACCCGGAAATCAGGGAAACATACGAAAAACTGGGAATACCGCTTGAAGAACAGAAAATGCTCGCGGGTGTGAAAACCGAAACGGTTGCGGTTGACGCGGTTTTTGACAGCGTTTCGCTCGTAACCACTTTTAAGGAAAAACTGGCCGAAGCGGGCGTGATTTTCTGCTCAATGTCAGAAGCCGTCAGGGAGCACCCCAAACTTGTGAAAAAATATCTCGGCTCGGTCGTGCCCTCGTCCGACAACTTTTTCGCGACTCTCAATTCCGCCGTTTTCAGCGACGGCTCATTCGTTTATGTGCCCAAAGGCGTGCGCTGCCCGATGGAACTTTCAACCTATTTCAGAATAAACGCCGAAAACACGGGGCAGTTTGAGAGAACTCTCATAATTGCCGAAAAGGGAAGTTACGTCAGTTATCTGGAGGGTTGCACGGCCCCGATGAGGGACGAAAACCAGCTTCACGCGGCGGTGGTGGAACTCGTTGCGCTCGAAGACGCGACTATAAAATACTCCACAATTCAAAACTGGTATCCCGGAAACAACGAAGGCAAAGGCGGAATCTACAACTTTGTAACAAAACGCGGCAGATGCATCGGAGACAACTCCCACATATCGTGGACTCAAGTTGAGACAGGCTCGGCAATTACGTGGAAATATCCCAGTTGCGTGCTTGAGGGAGACAACTCGGTCGGCGAATTTTACTCGGTCGCGCTGACCAACAGAATGCAGCAGGCGGACACGGGAACAAAGATGGTGCATATAGGCAAAAACACAAGCAGCACAATCATTTCAAAGGGCATAAGCGCGGGCAAGGGGCAGAACACTTACAGAGGGCTTGTCGAAATCGCCAAATCGGCGGCGGATTCGCGTAACTACACGCAGTGCGACTCAATGCTCATAGGCGACCTGTGCGGCGCGCACACCTTTCCGTACATTGAAGTGAAAAACTCAACCGCTCACATGGAGCACGAGGCGTCAACCTCAAAAATCGGTAAAGACCAGATTTTTTACTGTCAGCAAAGAGGGTTGTCCGCCGAAGACGCCGTTTCTCTGATTGTGAACGGATTTTGCAAGGAAGTTTTCAAGGAACTGCCTTTTGAATTCGCCGTTGAGGCGGAAAAACTTCTGAGTGTAAGTCTTGAGGGCAGCGTGGGATAA
- the smc gene encoding chromosome segregation protein SMC, whose protein sequence is MRISALELSGFKSFHRKTRIEFHKGANGIVGPNGCGKSNVVDAVRWVIGEQNPRMLRAEVMEDLISDGTVSLKPVGMAEVTLVLSEVPGRGFNDVSITRRYFRGGESEYSINGAQCRLKDIVDVFLDTGAGARSHSIIGQGEVENLIMAKPEEKRRLIDEVAGIGKFKARKKETQSRLKQTGENLEKIRGISKDANRRKETLRRQAEQARKLNELSGGAARLELLMLGAQRLESEEKMREALRGKTEIEKSTGELETGKSGIVSRLKEFEQKVRALETEAGSSDAEILAVREKINAENSAKELSARRTADIEAFISRLESEKLILEQQGSDIKNETAKMRSEAENADTETGRLKVDVETVSSELSALKDGTRGDRNGFEEVRESFFSAVEQCDNAEEGYRNLTAEIERLSVRSGYLSEQKEVLLDEKRKISGQREQFLSQIEEISGAQEQSEKERKGFEDGLSSFGGEHGKLLDEIDSLKESRTRAASRLGELENIRKSFEWLPESSRSFLMGNKTGGVLGVLSDYVTVPPEYAKAFEAALGERLGWIVVGTGDDASAAIEKLRMSEAGRATFLPAGAGAPEKTFSVPAGARPITEIVRVKGTGGAAVRKLLEGICVVDTLGDAFECAPRAPELSFATLEGDFLDSSGAVSGGWTTGGVFERDSEIESLTDEVARLDKQIKTSLEESGNFEIRIDDLKEKMTSLDDNIRADRARLGSLERDLEGFTFALEGKETKLTGLETEITAADSELEEKNARLGDCRAQLEDLRGKRDVLKERLSGFEEKNSELESRETELSDRLSSLKVSIASLEQNKAGALRSIEGLDLREKDIAARSAENAAEIARKQEEKKELIESSGSAKSRIETLEAELEQKQQGGGKIREDRSAVMAEIQALREKVDGLDKSIEQVRARRGDIEVRIKTMENNIEYVDGKITEVKEKTGAQMPGEDEIRAADVEETKTEFAELRAKIDKLGLVNLLAPDEYEEAEKEYDFLESQIEDLEKSAISLKKSISQLDRESAEKFTEAFEEVDKKFRELLPTLFKGGEGRLVMTNPDDPIDTGIDISVKPGGKKAQSMSLLSGGEKALSAIAFIIASCLVRPLPFMILDEIDAPLDDSNTGRFASLVKDISRNSQTLVVTHNKTTISSVDALIGVTASKAANSAVVSVDLAKAV, encoded by the coding sequence ATGAGAATTTCCGCACTTGAACTTTCCGGTTTTAAATCGTTTCACAGGAAAACGAGAATAGAGTTCCACAAAGGGGCTAACGGCATTGTGGGACCGAACGGTTGCGGCAAATCAAATGTTGTGGATGCCGTGCGATGGGTTATCGGCGAGCAGAACCCCAGAATGTTGCGCGCCGAAGTTATGGAGGACTTGATCTCGGACGGAACAGTTTCACTCAAGCCGGTTGGAATGGCCGAGGTTACGCTTGTGTTGTCCGAAGTGCCGGGGCGCGGCTTTAACGATGTTTCCATAACACGCAGATACTTCCGCGGTGGCGAAAGCGAATACTCAATCAACGGCGCGCAGTGCCGTCTCAAAGACATCGTTGACGTCTTTCTGGACACCGGCGCGGGCGCCCGTTCGCACTCAATTATCGGTCAGGGCGAAGTGGAGAACCTCATAATGGCAAAGCCCGAAGAGAAACGCCGCCTCATAGACGAGGTCGCCGGGATTGGGAAATTCAAGGCGAGAAAAAAGGAAACCCAGAGCCGCTTGAAACAGACCGGGGAAAATCTGGAAAAAATAAGGGGCATCAGCAAAGACGCGAACCGGCGCAAGGAAACTTTGCGACGGCAGGCGGAGCAGGCGCGGAAACTGAATGAACTTTCCGGCGGCGCGGCGCGGCTTGAACTTCTTATGCTCGGAGCGCAGAGACTTGAGAGCGAAGAAAAAATGCGAGAAGCGTTACGCGGCAAGACAGAAATTGAAAAATCCACCGGCGAACTTGAGACCGGAAAAAGCGGCATTGTGAGCCGCCTTAAAGAGTTTGAGCAAAAAGTCCGCGCTCTTGAAACCGAAGCCGGGTCGTCGGACGCGGAAATACTGGCCGTTCGGGAGAAAATCAACGCCGAAAACTCCGCGAAAGAGCTTTCCGCCCGAAGAACCGCGGACATTGAAGCATTTATATCACGGCTTGAAAGCGAAAAACTCATCCTTGAACAACAGGGGAGCGACATCAAGAACGAAACCGCGAAAATGCGCTCCGAAGCCGAAAACGCGGACACGGAAACAGGGCGGCTAAAAGTCGATGTTGAGACCGTTTCGTCCGAACTTTCCGCGCTCAAAGACGGCACGCGGGGCGACAGAAACGGATTTGAAGAAGTCAGGGAAAGTTTTTTCAGCGCGGTTGAACAGTGCGACAACGCTGAGGAGGGATACAGAAACCTCACCGCCGAAATTGAGCGTCTGTCCGTCAGGAGCGGATACCTGTCCGAGCAGAAAGAGGTGTTGCTTGACGAGAAGCGGAAAATCTCCGGCCAGCGTGAGCAGTTTTTGTCTCAGATTGAGGAGATAAGCGGCGCGCAGGAACAGTCGGAAAAAGAGAGGAAAGGTTTTGAAGACGGGCTTTCGTCTTTCGGCGGCGAGCACGGCAAACTGCTTGATGAAATTGATTCGCTCAAAGAAAGCCGCACACGTGCGGCGTCGCGGCTTGGAGAGCTTGAAAATATACGCAAATCGTTTGAATGGCTTCCCGAATCGTCCCGCAGTTTTCTTATGGGGAACAAAACGGGCGGGGTGCTCGGCGTTTTGTCGGACTACGTTACCGTTCCCCCTGAATACGCGAAAGCGTTTGAGGCGGCGCTCGGCGAGCGTTTGGGCTGGATTGTGGTTGGCACGGGCGATGACGCTTCGGCGGCGATAGAGAAACTGCGGATGAGCGAGGCGGGACGGGCGACTTTTCTGCCGGCGGGCGCGGGCGCGCCGGAGAAAACATTTTCCGTTCCGGCGGGAGCGCGACCGATTACTGAGATTGTGCGCGTAAAGGGCACGGGCGGCGCGGCGGTGAGGAAACTTCTTGAGGGGATTTGCGTTGTGGACACGCTTGGAGACGCTTTTGAGTGCGCGCCGCGTGCGCCGGAGCTTTCCTTTGCCACGCTTGAGGGCGATTTTCTTGACAGTTCGGGAGCCGTTTCGGGCGGCTGGACCACCGGCGGGGTTTTTGAGCGCGATTCGGAGATTGAGTCGCTCACCGATGAGGTCGCGCGCCTTGATAAACAGATAAAAACTTCGCTTGAAGAATCGGGCAATTTTGAGATTCGCATAGACGATTTGAAGGAGAAAATGACCTCTCTGGACGATAACATTCGCGCCGACAGAGCTCGGCTCGGCTCTCTTGAGCGTGACCTTGAAGGGTTTACTTTCGCGCTTGAAGGGAAAGAGACAAAACTCACCGGGCTTGAGACGGAAATCACCGCCGCGGACTCTGAACTTGAGGAAAAAAACGCCCGGCTCGGCGATTGCCGCGCGCAGCTTGAGGACTTGCGCGGGAAAAGAGACGTTCTCAAAGAGCGGCTTTCCGGTTTTGAGGAGAAAAACTCCGAGTTGGAATCCCGTGAAACGGAACTTTCCGACCGGCTCAGTTCGCTGAAAGTCAGCATCGCTTCGCTTGAACAGAACAAAGCCGGAGCCCTGCGCTCCATTGAAGGGCTTGATTTAAGAGAAAAAGACATCGCGGCGCGCTCCGCGGAAAATGCCGCCGAAATTGCCCGCAAACAGGAAGAGAAAAAAGAGTTGATTGAATCTTCCGGCTCGGCAAAGAGCAGAATAGAGACGCTTGAGGCGGAGCTTGAGCAAAAACAGCAGGGCGGCGGAAAAATCCGCGAAGACCGTTCGGCGGTTATGGCGGAAATTCAGGCTTTGCGCGAAAAGGTTGATGGGTTGGACAAGAGTATTGAACAGGTCAGAGCGCGGCGCGGCGATATTGAGGTCAGAATTAAAACGATGGAAAACAATATTGAGTATGTGGACGGGAAAATAACCGAAGTTAAGGAAAAAACAGGCGCGCAAATGCCGGGTGAGGACGAGATCCGCGCCGCGGATGTTGAAGAGACAAAAACGGAGTTCGCGGAATTGAGAGCGAAAATTGACAAGTTGGGGCTTGTGAATCTTCTTGCGCCTGATGAATACGAGGAAGCGGAAAAGGAATACGATTTTCTGGAAAGCCAGATAGAAGACCTTGAAAAATCCGCGATTTCCCTCAAAAAATCCATTTCGCAACTTGACCGCGAGAGCGCGGAGAAATTTACCGAGGCGTTTGAAGAGGTTGATAAAAAATTCCGCGAATTACTGCCCACGCTTTTCAAGGGCGGGGAAGGGCGGCTTGTTATGACAAATCCGGACGATCCCATTGATACGGGAATAGATATTTCCGTAAAACCCGGCGGCAAAAAAGCGCAAAGCATGAGTTTGCTTTCAGGTGGCGAAAAAGCGCTTTCGGCAATCGCTTTTATAATCGCCTCATGCCTCGTGCGACCGCTTCCGTTCATGATTCTTGATGAGATAGACGCCCCGCTTGACGATTCAAACACGGGAAGATTCGCGTCTCTTGTGAAGGATATTTCGCGCAATTCGCAAACCCTTGTTGTTACGCACAACAAAACCACCATTTCAAGCGTTGACGCGCTTATAGGCGTAACCGCGAGCAAAGCGGCTAACTCGGCGGTCGTTTCGGTTGATTTGGCGAAAGCGGTGTGA
- a CDS encoding 2-phospho-L-lactate transferase, producing the protein MLCPMITSLGGGVGAGKFLKGLSLEAESADSGLSVIVNSADDINLSGLHISPDVDTIIYWLSGIVDKKKGWGIDGDTFNFIDAAGALGSENWFRIGDRDLATHITRTEMMKSGLTLSETTREIARRLGASDRVNIMPMTDCEVRTWVRTDLGEMHFQEYYVLRKMEPQVSGVSFRGIEAATPAPGVLEAIKDADKIVLCPSNPVISIGPILEVAGVRNALRKSKAVIAAVSPLVGGKPLKGPADRLMKALGLEVSSFQIARMYSDFLNLMVIDNSDRREAEKIKSEGIETLVTDTVISNTQTARSLARAVLEKMESLR; encoded by the coding sequence ATGCTTTGCCCAATGATAACCAGTCTCGGAGGCGGAGTCGGCGCGGGCAAATTCCTCAAAGGGTTGTCGTTGGAAGCGGAAAGCGCGGATTCCGGGCTTTCTGTCATTGTCAACAGCGCGGACGACATCAACCTTTCAGGGCTTCACATCTCGCCGGACGTGGACACAATTATCTACTGGCTTTCGGGCATTGTGGATAAAAAAAAGGGCTGGGGAATTGATGGCGACACCTTCAATTTTATTGACGCGGCGGGCGCGCTCGGGAGCGAAAACTGGTTCAGAATCGGCGACCGCGACCTCGCGACCCACATCACCAGAACGGAAATGATGAAAAGCGGTCTCACGCTTTCGGAAACCACGCGCGAAATCGCGCGGCGGCTCGGAGCGTCGGACAGGGTGAACATCATGCCCATGACCGACTGCGAAGTCCGCACATGGGTGCGAACAGACCTCGGGGAGATGCATTTTCAGGAGTATTACGTCCTCAGAAAAATGGAACCTCAGGTGTCGGGCGTGAGTTTCAGGGGAATAGAAGCGGCGACCCCGGCTCCGGGCGTTCTTGAAGCGATAAAAGACGCGGACAAAATCGTGCTGTGCCCGAGCAATCCGGTTATAAGCATAGGGCCTATTCTTGAAGTGGCGGGAGTGAGAAACGCTTTGCGCAAGTCAAAGGCGGTTATTGCCGCGGTTAGCCCGCTTGTGGGCGGAAAGCCGCTTAAAGGTCCGGCGGACCGGCTCATGAAAGCGCTGGGGCTTGAGGTTTCATCATTTCAAATCGCGCGCATGTATTCAGACTTTCTGAACCTTATGGTTATTGACAACAGCGACCGCCGCGAGGCGGAAAAAATCAAGTCCGAAGGGATTGAAACTCTTGTTACGGACACCGTAATCTCAAACACGCAAACCGCTCGCTCTCTCGCTCGCGCCGTGCTTGAAAAAATGGAATCTCTGCGTTAG
- the sufC gene encoding Fe-S cluster assembly ATPase SufC: MLEIKNLHAAVDGKKILKGLRLKVGKGEIHSIMGPNGSGKSTLSQVLAGKDAYEVTKGSVGFEGEDLLDMEPEERSAAGVFMAFQYPIEIPGVSNSYLLREGLNSIRKHRGEKPVKHVDFSKLAKQKMKNLDMDDTFLSRPVNEGFSGGEKKRNEIFQMQILEPKLAILDETDSGLDIDALKIVAKGVNSMRSKDRSFIIITHYQRLLEYIVPDFVHVMSDGKIVKSGGKELALELESKGYGWIEKKSA, encoded by the coding sequence ATGCTTGAAATAAAAAATCTGCACGCCGCAGTTGACGGCAAGAAAATTCTGAAAGGTCTGAGGCTTAAAGTGGGCAAAGGGGAAATCCATTCCATAATGGGCCCCAACGGCTCGGGCAAAAGCACTCTTTCGCAAGTTCTGGCCGGAAAAGACGCCTACGAAGTAACAAAGGGCTCCGTGGGATTTGAAGGCGAAGACCTCCTTGACATGGAACCCGAAGAGCGTTCCGCGGCCGGCGTTTTTATGGCGTTTCAGTATCCCATTGAAATCCCGGGCGTTTCAAACTCCTACCTGTTGCGCGAGGGGCTGAATTCCATTAGAAAACATCGCGGCGAAAAACCCGTAAAGCATGTGGATTTTTCAAAACTCGCAAAGCAAAAAATGAAAAATCTGGACATGGACGACACTTTTCTTTCACGTCCAGTCAATGAGGGTTTTTCGGGTGGCGAGAAAAAAAGGAACGAAATTTTTCAGATGCAGATTTTAGAGCCGAAACTCGCCATACTTGACGAAACCGATTCCGGGCTTGACATTGACGCGCTCAAAATCGTGGCAAAAGGCGTTAACTCAATGAGGTCAAAAGATCGCTCTTTCATCATTATCACACACTACCAGCGGCTTCTTGAATACATTGTTCCGGATTTTGTCCACGTGATGTCGGACGGAAAAATCGTCAAATCCGGCGGCAAAGAGCTCGCCCTTGAACTGGAAAGCAAGGGCTACGGCTGGATTGAAAAAAAATCCGCGTGA
- a CDS encoding Rrf2 family transcriptional regulator, producing MQVSKALDYAIRSLTYMGNNPGRRCGMKEISENQHIPDKYLAKILGRLVKSGIVVSVRGPAGGYILAKEPETLNLRNVYEAIEGDIHIIDCMDEDGPCALFENCTQLAIWDKLQLSMIETLEKITLASLTEQRTKQ from the coding sequence ATGCAAGTAAGCAAAGCACTTGATTACGCAATACGCTCGTTGACTTATATGGGCAATAATCCGGGCAGGAGGTGCGGAATGAAGGAGATTTCCGAAAACCAGCACATACCGGACAAATATCTGGCAAAGATACTGGGGCGGCTTGTAAAAAGCGGAATAGTGGTTTCAGTGCGCGGCCCCGCGGGCGGCTACATACTCGCCAAAGAGCCGGAAACACTGAACCTGCGCAATGTGTATGAGGCAATCGAAGGGGACATTCACATAATTGACTGCATGGATGAGGACGGACCCTGCGCGCTTTTTGAAAACTGTACGCAACTTGCCATCTGGGACAAATTGCAGCTCTCAATGATTGAAACGCTTGAAAAAATAACCCTTGCGAGCCTAACGGAACAAAGGACAAAACAATGA
- the sufD gene encoding Fe-S cluster assembly protein SufD, with the protein MSAKKNKNGALASLCEDARKTGIAVLDSVKADAAKAVAGIEFPTVRHEDWRFTNLAPVAAMSYSAANGKAKVTGKNIAAQAVEGLGAPALVFINGVYAPALSKPPKTKKTTVLPLSKAAKSHAEMVSANLGEMSDIKNEFFTALNTALFEDGAFIHIPEGAEIKKPVYIIYASTGGERVSSPRNLIVAEKNCGVKIVEHYISTAEENCLSNPLTEISVGEGARVEHYRLEFESRNGVNISTLNLVQEKDANTLSHSVLTGGAIVRNNIHPKLAGTGGDCLINGLFMPTGRQHMDNFMKVEHAAPHCDSRQIYNGVLNEKGRGVFHGRIIVHEGAIKTDAKQTNRNLLLSDTAQIDTKPQLEIYNDDVKCTHGATIGQMDEEAVFYLRSRGIPEAEARAVILRGFTRESISLMTVEPVREFLEKESERWFAAALGN; encoded by the coding sequence ATGTCCGCCAAAAAAAATAAAAACGGCGCGTTGGCAAGCCTGTGTGAAGACGCGCGCAAAACCGGAATCGCGGTTCTTGACAGCGTAAAAGCGGATGCCGCGAAAGCGGTGGCGGGAATTGAGTTTCCGACCGTGCGCCATGAGGACTGGAGATTTACAAACCTTGCCCCGGTCGCGGCGATGTCGTATTCGGCGGCAAACGGCAAAGCGAAGGTAACGGGGAAAAACATCGCCGCGCAAGCGGTTGAAGGACTCGGCGCTCCCGCCCTTGTGTTTATAAACGGCGTTTACGCGCCCGCGCTTTCAAAACCCCCTAAAACGAAAAAAACCACCGTTCTCCCTCTTTCCAAGGCGGCGAAGTCCCATGCGGAAATGGTCTCGGCCAACCTGGGGGAAATGTCCGACATAAAAAATGAGTTCTTCACCGCTCTCAACACCGCGCTTTTTGAAGACGGCGCGTTTATTCACATTCCGGAGGGCGCGGAAATTAAAAAGCCCGTTTACATCATCTACGCATCCACCGGCGGCGAGCGGGTTTCCAGCCCGCGAAACCTGATTGTTGCCGAGAAAAACTGCGGCGTGAAAATAGTTGAGCACTACATCTCAACGGCGGAGGAAAACTGCCTTTCAAATCCGCTCACTGAAATCTCGGTCGGCGAGGGCGCGCGGGTCGAGCATTACCGCCTTGAGTTTGAAAGCAGAAACGGGGTCAACATCTCAACCCTCAATCTGGTTCAGGAAAAAGACGCGAATACCCTTTCCCATTCAGTTCTCACGGGCGGGGCTATTGTAAGAAACAACATTCATCCCAAACTCGCGGGAACCGGCGGAGACTGCCTCATAAACGGGCTTTTTATGCCAACCGGACGCCAGCACATGGACAATTTTATGAAGGTTGAGCACGCAGCCCCCCACTGCGACAGCCGCCAGATATACAACGGCGTTCTCAATGAAAAAGGACGCGGGGTTTTTCACGGAAGAATTATAGTTCACGAAGGCGCGATTAAGACGGACGCCAAACAGACAAACCGGAACCTTTTGCTTTCCGACACGGCTCAAATAGACACAAAACCTCAACTGGAAATCTACAATGACGACGTCAAATGCACGCACGGCGCGACAATCGGACAGATGGACGAAGAAGCCGTTTTTTATCTGCGCTCGCGCGGAATCCCCGAAGCCGAGGCTCGCGCGGTAATTCTCAGAGGTTTCACGCGCGAAAGTATCTCGCTTATGACGGTTGAGCCGGTGCGCGAGTTTCTTGAAAAAGAATCCGAACGCTGGTTTGCCGCCGCGCTTGGAAACTGA
- the rho gene encoding transcription termination factor Rho, which produces MSKNEEQVEETTSPRKRKKSSAGGEELTLEILRKKANSELAALAMDSGIKDTTVMSRQDMVYAIMRANSTREDGSIEAEGVLEILSEGYGFLRSPANSYLFGPDDIYVSKSQIRSVSLKTGDTVRGRVRLPRDGEKNLALLKIETVNGEDPAKCNERIPFENFVPLHPENRLEIEYDAKDFSTRILNLFVPVGMGQRAMIVAPPRTGKTILLQRIANGITDNHPDVKLIVLLIDERPEEVTDMQRSVVGEVVSSTFDEPPKRHIQVADMVLEKAKRSVEHGKDVVVLLDSLTRLARASNTVTPASGRVLSGGIEANALQKPKRFFGAARNTEEGGSLTIIATALIDTGSRMDEVIFEEFKGTGNMECHLDRKLADRRIFPAFELQRSGTRKEELLLTEEELNRVWLLRKVLNPMNTVEAMEFLLDKMRGTKNNKEFLSGMNQ; this is translated from the coding sequence ATGTCAAAAAACGAAGAACAGGTAGAGGAAACTACGAGTCCACGCAAGCGTAAAAAAAGTAGCGCGGGCGGTGAAGAACTGACTCTGGAAATCCTTCGCAAAAAAGCCAACAGCGAGTTGGCCGCACTCGCCATGGATTCCGGCATTAAAGACACAACCGTTATGTCGCGTCAGGATATGGTTTACGCCATAATGCGCGCCAACAGCACGCGTGAGGACGGTTCCATTGAAGCGGAGGGCGTGCTTGAAATTCTGTCCGAGGGATACGGCTTTTTGCGGTCGCCCGCGAACTCCTACCTTTTCGGTCCCGATGACATCTATGTATCCAAGTCTCAGATTCGCTCAGTCAGCCTCAAAACCGGAGACACGGTAAGGGGAAGGGTGCGGCTTCCCAGAGATGGCGAGAAAAATCTCGCGCTTCTCAAAATTGAAACCGTAAACGGCGAAGACCCCGCGAAATGCAATGAAAGAATACCTTTTGAGAATTTTGTTCCGCTTCATCCGGAAAACCGGTTGGAGATTGAATACGATGCGAAGGATTTCAGCACAAGGATTTTGAACCTTTTTGTTCCCGTCGGGATGGGTCAGCGCGCGATGATTGTAGCGCCTCCCAGAACGGGAAAAACAATTCTTTTGCAGAGAATAGCCAACGGAATTACGGATAACCATCCCGATGTGAAGTTAATAGTTCTACTTATAGACGAGCGTCCCGAAGAGGTTACCGATATGCAGAGGTCGGTTGTCGGTGAGGTTGTGAGTTCAACCTTTGACGAGCCGCCCAAACGGCACATTCAGGTTGCCGACATGGTTCTGGAAAAAGCAAAACGCTCCGTGGAGCACGGCAAGGACGTGGTTGTTCTTCTTGACAGCCTCACGCGTCTGGCGCGAGCGAGCAACACCGTAACTCCCGCCAGTGGCAGGGTTCTTTCGGGCGGAATTGAGGCGAACGCGCTTCAAAAGCCGAAAAGATTTTTCGGCGCGGCACGAAACACCGAAGAGGGCGGCAGTTTGACCATCATCGCCACCGCGCTCATAGACACGGGCAGCAGAATGGACGAAGTGATTTTTGAAGAGTTCAAAGGCACAGGCAATATGGAATGTCATCTTGACAGAAAACTCGCCGACCGGCGCATCTTTCCCGCGTTTGAACTTCAGCGTTCCGGCACGCGAAAAGAGGAACTGCTTCTGACCGAGGAAGAGTTGAACAGAGTTTGGCTCCTGCGCAAGGTTCTGAACCCGATGAACACGGTTGAGGCGATGGAGTTCCTGTTGGACAAAATGCGCGGCACAAAGAACAACAAAGAATTCTTGAGCGGAATGAACCAGTGA
- a CDS encoding Rieske 2Fe-2S domain-containing protein yields MAKMKKIADADEIAPGEIKSFTVGFDTIAVCNTDGTFCAFRDQCSHQELPLSDGEIEGEVITCAYHGAQFNMKTGEALCMPASEPIEVFEIKVEDGEILIGNEK; encoded by the coding sequence ATGGCAAAAATGAAAAAAATCGCGGACGCGGACGAAATCGCCCCCGGAGAGATTAAATCATTCACAGTCGGCTTTGACACTATCGCGGTCTGCAACACGGACGGAACTTTCTGCGCGTTCAGAGACCAATGCAGTCATCAGGAACTTCCGCTCTCGGACGGCGAAATTGAAGGCGAAGTTATCACTTGCGCGTATCACGGAGCGCAATTCAACATGAAAACCGGAGAGGCTCTTTGCATGCCCGCAAGCGAGCCGATAGAGGTTTTTGAGATTAAGGTTGAAGACGGCGAAATTTTGATTGGAAATGAAAAATGA